A DNA window from Rossellomorea marisflavi contains the following coding sequences:
- a CDS encoding type 1 glutamine amidotransferase family protein, whose product MQTSVYLYVFNTMSDWEYGYLIAELNTGRYFKKDTGPLKVVTVGATKEMITTMGGLCIIPDLSLNECMVEREDLFILPGGTTWGEAIHQPILKKIGEALELGTIVAAICGATEALANMGYLDSRKHTGNDADYMKMVCPNYHGERHYEMGPVVSDGNLVTASGVAPLEFAREVLEKADVFAPATLQSWYQLNKTQKPEHFFGLMNSIKA is encoded by the coding sequence ATGCAGACAAGCGTTTATCTTTATGTATTCAACACAATGTCAGACTGGGAATATGGATATCTGATTGCCGAACTAAACACGGGCCGATACTTCAAAAAAGATACTGGACCTTTAAAAGTAGTGACAGTAGGAGCAACGAAAGAAATGATTACGACGATGGGAGGGCTGTGCATCATACCCGATCTTTCTCTGAATGAGTGCATGGTTGAGAGAGAGGACTTGTTCATTTTACCTGGAGGGACTACTTGGGGAGAAGCCATTCATCAGCCAATACTGAAAAAAATCGGCGAAGCTCTAGAGCTGGGAACGATTGTTGCGGCAATTTGTGGTGCCACTGAAGCTCTTGCTAATATGGGATACCTGGATTCCAGAAAGCACACAGGCAATGACGCAGACTATATGAAAATGGTCTGTCCGAATTATCATGGAGAAAGGCATTATGAGATGGGGCCTGTCGTATCCGATGGTAATCTGGTTACTGCTTCAGGTGTAGCTCCCCTGGAATTTGCGAGGGAGGTTCTGGAAAAAGCAGATGTATTTGCACCGGCTACATTACAGTCATGGTATCAACTAAATAAGACCCAGAAACCTGAACACTTCTTCGGGCTAATGAATTCAATCAAAGCATGA
- a CDS encoding alpha/beta hydrolase, protein MIETGIGCPYYEWRSLCEHLASDYRILLYHRQGYGKSPESIRPRDTTSISVELHELLLSLEVNVPFTLLGHSYGGLCAQHFTRLFPHLVKHLILVDSTSKNFMTLYELGTPVLNSYIALEQMIEANKVRSTKTQAELTNEIPSDSVEEMKAFLTSPLLYQTVADEFSLWEHSSETMKKSGPFPDLPLTIIARAPEVSALPFIKHGIPAEEAYRYEQRWHELQQELSRLSKKGEMVIAKGSDHEIHLDRPDQVIECLLKSKKSGAWT, encoded by the coding sequence GTGATCGAGACGGGAATCGGATGTCCTTACTATGAGTGGCGTTCTTTATGTGAACATCTTGCCAGCGACTACCGCATTCTGTTGTATCACCGCCAAGGATACGGCAAAAGCCCTGAATCAATACGACCCAGGGATACCACATCCATTTCAGTGGAGCTGCACGAGCTTCTTCTATCATTGGAGGTCAACGTCCCATTTACCCTTTTGGGCCATTCCTACGGTGGTTTATGTGCCCAGCATTTCACTCGCTTGTTCCCTCACCTGGTAAAACATCTCATATTGGTCGATTCCACATCCAAGAACTTCATGACACTTTATGAATTGGGAACACCCGTGTTGAATTCGTATATTGCCCTTGAACAAATGATTGAAGCAAACAAGGTCCGCAGTACCAAAACTCAAGCTGAGCTCACAAACGAGATCCCATCTGATTCTGTTGAAGAGATGAAAGCTTTCTTGACCTCTCCCCTCCTGTATCAGACTGTCGCAGATGAATTTTCCCTTTGGGAACATAGCAGTGAGACCATGAAGAAGTCCGGACCTTTTCCTGATCTACCCCTCACCATTATCGCCCGCGCCCCCGAAGTATCGGCCCTGCCTTTTATCAAGCATGGCATCCCTGCGGAGGAAGCTTACCGGTATGAGCAACGATGGCATGAACTTCAGCAGGAATTAAGTCGATTATCGAAAAAGGGCGAGATGGTGATTGCCAAGGGCAGTGATCATGAAATCCACTTGGACAGACCCGATCAAGTGATTGAATGCCTTCTGAAAAGCAAAAAAAGTGGTGCATGGACATGA
- a CDS encoding polysaccharide deacetylase family protein gives MRKWLVMVSMMILIMLPAPADAQQVERSMVEPKGEVIWEVPMPFKKVAITFDDGPHPVYTPQILQILKYYDAKATFFLTGERIERFPDLVKREVKEGHEIGNHSFTHPNFSSLSLRDIEKEISTTEELLLQFQPGTRPKLFRPPGGELSMPVLGLMKEMDLMPILWSWHQDPKDWAGRSSEAISAHVLENIHNGDIILLHDSGGNRKETVKALETILSALTEKGYQFVTVQELMETDPVFGF, from the coding sequence ATGAGAAAGTGGCTAGTGATGGTGTCAATGATGATCTTGATCATGCTTCCGGCTCCGGCAGATGCCCAGCAGGTTGAGCGAAGCATGGTCGAACCGAAGGGAGAAGTCATCTGGGAAGTCCCCATGCCTTTCAAAAAAGTGGCGATCACGTTCGATGATGGACCCCACCCTGTTTATACTCCGCAGATCCTCCAGATTCTGAAATACTATGATGCAAAAGCAACATTTTTCCTCACAGGCGAGCGGATCGAACGGTTTCCTGACCTCGTAAAAAGGGAAGTGAAAGAGGGACACGAAATCGGAAATCATTCTTTTACGCATCCGAACTTCAGCTCGCTTTCCCTGAGGGATATTGAAAAAGAAATATCCACTACGGAAGAACTTCTACTACAGTTCCAGCCGGGGACCAGGCCAAAATTGTTCAGGCCGCCTGGAGGCGAACTTTCCATGCCTGTGCTCGGTTTGATGAAAGAAATGGATTTAATGCCCATCCTCTGGTCATGGCATCAGGATCCGAAAGATTGGGCAGGACGTTCAAGCGAAGCCATTTCAGCCCATGTTCTCGAGAATATCCACAACGGAGACATCATCCTCCTCCATGATTCCGGTGGGAATCGGAAGGAAACCGTTAAAGCGCTGGAAACGATTTTATCTGCTTTGACTGAAAAAGGGTATCAGTTTGTCACCGTACAGGAGCTGATGGAGACGGATCCGGTATTCGGTTTTTGA
- a CDS encoding nitroreductase family protein, giving the protein MKPNDFNDIVLNRRSIKRYDPEVKISREEMEQILTEATRAPSSVNMQPWRFMVVDTPEGKEKLSRMARFNKEQVDTSAAVVAVFGDMKNIENADVIYDKAVELGYMPQEIKDMQLGKIKAHYDNQLENDLRDVVLIDAGLVSMQLMLVARAHGYDTNPIGGYEKEIIAEEFGLDKDRYVPIMLISMGKAADEGYPSYRLPVNDVTFWK; this is encoded by the coding sequence ATGAAACCAAATGATTTCAACGATATTGTTTTAAACCGCCGCTCCATCAAGAGGTATGACCCGGAAGTGAAGATCAGTCGTGAAGAAATGGAGCAGATCCTTACGGAAGCTACTCGTGCACCTTCTTCTGTTAACATGCAGCCATGGAGATTCATGGTAGTCGATACTCCGGAAGGAAAAGAAAAGCTGTCTCGTATGGCACGATTCAACAAAGAACAAGTAGACACTTCGGCAGCCGTGGTCGCTGTCTTCGGTGATATGAAAAATATCGAGAACGCCGATGTCATTTATGACAAAGCGGTGGAGCTCGGATATATGCCTCAGGAAATCAAAGATATGCAGCTTGGGAAAATCAAAGCTCATTATGATAACCAACTTGAGAATGATTTACGCGATGTAGTACTGATCGATGCTGGACTTGTCTCCATGCAGCTGATGCTCGTGGCACGCGCTCACGGATACGACACAAATCCGATCGGTGGATATGAAAAAGAGATCATCGCTGAAGAATTCGGACTCGATAAAGATCGCTACGTGCCGATCATGCTCATTTCAATGGGTAAAGCAGCTGATGAAGGGTATCCTTCTTACCGCTTGCCTGTTAATGATGTAACCTTCTGGAAATAA
- the katG gene encoding catalase/peroxidase HPI, producing MDHNQKPDQKEHSAAGQCPVTHHKDSAITTSRSPRGTTNKDWWPNQLNLNVLRQHDRKSNPYGEDFDYRQEFAKLDYAALKKDLHSLMTDSQDWWPADYGHYGPFFIRMSWHAAGTYRTSDGRGGGASGSQRFAPLNSWPDNVNLDKARRLLWPIKRKYGNKISWADLLVLTGNVALESMGLKTFGFAGGREDIWHAEEDVYWGTEKEWLADNRYSGDRELEDPLAAVQMGLIYVNPEGPNGKPDPKGSARDIRDTFGRMAMNDEETVALVAGGHTFGKAHGAGDPSLVGDDPEASTLENQGLGWISSYGSGKGRDTISSGVDGAWTTHPTTWDNGYFDLLFGYEWELTKSAAGAYQWTPVDMGEEHMAPDAENPSIKVKTMMTTADMALREDPAYEKISRRFHSNPDEFADAFARAWFKLLHRDMGPKVRYLGPEVPSEELIWQDPVPAVDYELSDSEIEELKSKILASGLSTSELVKTAWASASTFRGSDMRGGANGARIRLSPQKDWEVNEPDLLQNVLNVYEDIQSTFHKKVSIADLIVLGGTAAVEKAAKDGGFDVQIPFSPGRGDATPEQTDEESFDVLEPVSDGFRNYQKQEYSISPEEMLVDKAQLLGLSAPEMTVLIGGMRSLGANYGSSKSGLFTKQPGRLSPDFFVNLLDMGVEWKRVAFNEYEGRDRHTGEIVWTASRFDLVFGSNSELRAIAEVYAQDDTKEKFVRDFVSAWVKVMNADRFDLK from the coding sequence ATGGATCACAATCAAAAACCTGATCAAAAAGAACATAGCGCAGCGGGGCAATGTCCCGTCACCCACCACAAGGATAGTGCCATAACGACGTCAAGGTCACCACGAGGAACGACGAATAAGGACTGGTGGCCCAATCAGCTTAATCTGAATGTCCTTCGTCAGCACGATCGGAAGTCGAACCCTTATGGAGAAGATTTCGATTATCGGCAGGAATTTGCCAAGCTCGACTACGCAGCATTGAAGAAGGACCTCCACTCCCTCATGACTGACAGCCAGGACTGGTGGCCTGCCGACTACGGACACTATGGTCCCTTCTTCATCCGCATGTCCTGGCACGCGGCAGGTACATACCGGACATCGGATGGACGAGGCGGCGGTGCATCGGGTTCTCAGCGATTCGCCCCGCTGAACAGCTGGCCGGATAATGTGAACCTCGACAAGGCACGCAGGTTACTTTGGCCGATCAAGCGCAAATACGGGAACAAAATCTCTTGGGCGGATCTTCTCGTCCTGACGGGTAATGTGGCATTAGAATCCATGGGGTTGAAGACGTTCGGTTTTGCAGGTGGCCGGGAAGACATTTGGCATGCAGAGGAAGATGTATATTGGGGCACGGAGAAAGAGTGGCTCGCAGACAACCGCTACTCAGGAGATCGTGAACTGGAAGATCCCCTTGCAGCCGTTCAGATGGGACTCATCTATGTCAATCCTGAAGGACCGAACGGGAAGCCTGATCCAAAAGGCAGTGCCCGGGATATCAGGGATACCTTCGGCAGGATGGCCATGAACGATGAAGAGACGGTTGCACTCGTCGCTGGCGGGCATACATTCGGTAAAGCCCACGGTGCAGGAGATCCTTCCCTTGTAGGCGATGATCCTGAGGCTTCCACACTGGAGAACCAGGGGCTTGGTTGGATCAGCAGCTACGGAAGCGGCAAGGGCCGTGATACGATTTCAAGCGGAGTCGACGGTGCCTGGACGACCCATCCGACAACGTGGGATAACGGGTATTTCGACCTTTTATTCGGCTATGAGTGGGAGCTTACCAAAAGTGCTGCAGGCGCCTATCAATGGACGCCTGTTGATATGGGCGAAGAACATATGGCACCCGATGCCGAAAATCCATCGATCAAAGTGAAGACCATGATGACGACTGCGGACATGGCACTCAGGGAAGATCCCGCCTATGAAAAAATCTCCCGAAGGTTCCATTCCAACCCGGACGAGTTTGCTGACGCTTTTGCCAGGGCCTGGTTCAAGCTCCTTCACAGGGATATGGGTCCCAAAGTCAGATATCTTGGTCCTGAAGTTCCGAGTGAGGAGCTAATCTGGCAAGACCCAGTACCTGCAGTGGATTATGAACTCTCCGATTCAGAGATTGAAGAGCTGAAATCAAAGATTCTGGCTTCAGGATTGAGCACTAGCGAACTGGTCAAGACGGCCTGGGCTTCTGCATCCACCTTCAGGGGTTCGGATATGCGCGGCGGAGCCAACGGTGCACGCATTCGCCTCTCCCCTCAAAAAGACTGGGAAGTGAATGAACCTGACCTTCTCCAAAATGTGTTGAACGTGTATGAAGACATCCAAAGCACATTCCATAAAAAGGTGAGCATCGCCGACCTGATTGTCCTTGGTGGTACCGCTGCAGTAGAAAAAGCAGCCAAAGACGGAGGCTTCGACGTACAGATCCCGTTCTCCCCTGGACGTGGTGATGCAACCCCTGAACAAACCGATGAAGAGAGCTTCGACGTCCTGGAGCCGGTTTCGGACGGTTTCCGTAACTATCAAAAGCAGGAATACTCCATCTCTCCAGAAGAAATGCTCGTTGACAAAGCGCAGCTGCTTGGATTGAGTGCCCCTGAAATGACTGTGTTGATCGGAGGAATGCGCTCGCTAGGAGCAAATTATGGGTCAAGCAAGAGTGGCCTTTTCACTAAGCAGCCTGGACGCCTGTCGCCGGACTTCTTCGTCAACCTCCTCGATATGGGAGTGGAATGGAAACGTGTTGCTTTCAATGAATATGAAGGGCGAGACCGTCATACAGGTGAGATCGTATGGACTGCTTCTCGATTCGATCTCGTATTTGGATCCAATTCGGAACTGCGTGCCATCGCCGAAGTGTATGCGCAAGACGATACGAAAGAAAAATTCGTTCGTGATTTTGTCTCGGCTTGGGTCAAAGTCATGAATGCAGACCGGTTTGATCTAAAATGA
- a CDS encoding WD40/YVTN/BNR-like repeat-containing protein gives MKKIIIGGSASLVGIGIAVGTYLFETAPSPRLPSKMETPQQQKSLPENGDTLQPIGSNGPIGYALSGELQITYDDGEHWSRVPIGIETLFAGEYNGQENELIEHSFFLSDDRAAFLYVEGADDQRVKLLYSLDQGDTWKDADIGRMTAPRSRKVDFLNENDGYVVYTGERTMSSEATKVFMTHDSGETWTEVSHPDHYRLLYDGNFIDENTGFLSYGILNPEEPDLYVTQDGGQSWVSASIEIPDEYDLIFTTAETPYVEGTDLVLLVNQGSSGDYKGGKVKGKFISKDNGLSWSFQNEVDADE, from the coding sequence ATGAAAAAGATCATAATTGGAGGATCTGCCTCCTTAGTAGGCATTGGCATCGCAGTCGGTACCTACCTGTTCGAAACAGCTCCCTCTCCCCGCTTGCCATCAAAAATGGAAACGCCTCAGCAGCAGAAATCGCTTCCAGAAAACGGCGATACACTTCAACCGATTGGATCAAATGGTCCTATTGGTTACGCCCTATCCGGTGAGCTCCAAATCACCTATGATGACGGAGAGCATTGGTCCCGCGTACCTATCGGAATTGAAACCCTTTTTGCCGGGGAATACAATGGACAGGAGAACGAGCTGATCGAACACAGCTTTTTCCTATCTGATGATCGCGCTGCCTTTCTGTATGTAGAAGGAGCGGACGATCAACGTGTAAAGCTGCTTTATTCCCTTGACCAGGGAGATACATGGAAAGATGCAGATATAGGCAGGATGACAGCTCCCCGCTCCAGGAAAGTGGATTTCCTCAATGAAAATGACGGCTATGTAGTGTATACCGGCGAGAGGACCATGTCCTCAGAAGCAACGAAGGTATTTATGACGCATGACAGTGGAGAAACATGGACGGAGGTGTCTCACCCGGATCACTATCGCCTGCTGTACGACGGGAATTTCATTGACGAGAATACCGGTTTTTTATCTTATGGGATCCTAAATCCAGAAGAACCCGACCTTTATGTCACCCAAGATGGGGGACAATCCTGGGTATCAGCGAGTATTGAGATACCTGATGAGTACGATCTCATCTTTACCACTGCTGAAACTCCCTATGTAGAAGGGACTGACTTGGTTCTGTTGGTAAATCAGGGATCTAGCGGCGATTACAAAGGGGGGAAAGTGAAAGGAAAATTCATATCTAAGGATAATGGTCTCTCTTGGTCTTTCCAAAACGAGGTGGATGCAGATGAATAA
- a CDS encoding SDR family oxidoreductase, with amino-acid sequence MTAKTIVITGASSGIGKATALHFAENGWNVAATMRTPEKEIELRKNGNIHLYRLDVTDPGSIEAARDQILSDYPKVDAVLNNAGFGLMGPFELAEDSQIRRQFEVNVFGLFEVTKAFLPHFRKNRDGMFINVSSLGGRVAFPYLSLYHSTKWAIEGFTESLYFELSQLGIKTKLIEPGGVATDFDGRSLEKTSSKTIRDYDPGMETFQERFVSNIESSEPLTIAEVVFEAATDGTDRLRYAAGQDAVQSLEARNRAGDEAFIKVTKERSFGK; translated from the coding sequence ATGACAGCCAAAACCATTGTAATAACCGGTGCTTCATCAGGAATCGGAAAGGCGACTGCCCTCCACTTTGCTGAAAATGGCTGGAATGTGGCGGCCACCATGCGAACTCCGGAAAAAGAGATTGAACTTAGGAAAAACGGGAATATACACTTATACCGGCTGGATGTAACGGATCCTGGCAGCATCGAGGCAGCCAGAGATCAAATTCTATCCGACTATCCAAAAGTGGACGCAGTACTGAATAATGCAGGGTTCGGACTGATGGGCCCGTTCGAACTTGCCGAGGATTCTCAGATTAGGAGGCAATTCGAGGTCAATGTGTTCGGGCTCTTTGAAGTCACAAAAGCGTTTCTTCCACATTTCAGGAAGAATAGAGACGGGATGTTCATCAATGTTTCTTCCCTGGGCGGAAGAGTTGCATTCCCCTATTTAAGTTTGTATCATTCCACCAAGTGGGCGATAGAAGGCTTTACCGAATCCCTGTATTTTGAATTGAGCCAGCTCGGTATCAAGACAAAACTTATTGAACCAGGGGGAGTGGCCACTGATTTTGATGGTCGATCATTGGAGAAAACCTCATCAAAGACCATAAGGGATTATGACCCTGGAATGGAAACCTTCCAGGAGCGGTTCGTTTCCAATATCGAATCGAGTGAACCTCTCACCATTGCGGAGGTTGTTTTTGAAGCAGCCACCGATGGCACGGACCGGTTACGCTACGCTGCTGGACAAGATGCCGTTCAATCCCTTGAGGCACGCAATCGTGCAGGAGATGAAGCGTTCATTAAGGTGACTAAAGAACGTTCTTTTGGTAAATAA